From the Leifsonia sp. AG29 genome, one window contains:
- a CDS encoding LysR family transcriptional regulator gives MELRQLRYFVAVAETLHFGRAAEDLGIVQAAVSQQVARLERELSLPLFDRSHRRVSLTAEGIVFLKQARKVLAAAEESQRVAADLVAGRRGELRIGTSDVLGPRLDAILGAFRAGHPDVRLRFDSKATARKLDDLMTGALDVAFVRAAERRDGIVVRHLWTDDLVAAVPARWADPSGSIDLADLAALPLSLADGRLNPGVHAIILEACAAAGFAPLPGPPFTTPQDTVSGHVAAGECWTLLYASTPLVTPSTVRLHPTRPRIGVPVQLAFRDPVRRRLIADFAEESLRHREAP, from the coding sequence ATGGAACTGCGTCAGCTCCGGTACTTCGTGGCGGTGGCCGAGACCCTTCACTTCGGTCGGGCGGCGGAGGACCTGGGCATCGTTCAGGCGGCGGTGAGCCAGCAGGTCGCCAGGCTGGAACGGGAGTTGTCCCTCCCGTTGTTCGACCGCTCCCATCGACGGGTGAGCCTGACCGCCGAGGGCATCGTCTTCTTGAAGCAGGCCAGAAAGGTGCTCGCTGCTGCCGAAGAGTCGCAGCGAGTGGCCGCGGATCTCGTCGCCGGCCGGCGCGGCGAACTGCGGATCGGCACGAGCGATGTGCTCGGGCCGCGACTCGACGCGATCCTCGGGGCCTTCCGCGCCGGTCACCCGGATGTCCGGCTGCGCTTCGACTCGAAGGCGACCGCGCGCAAACTCGATGACCTCATGACCGGCGCCCTGGACGTCGCATTCGTCCGCGCTGCGGAACGACGGGACGGCATCGTCGTGCGGCACCTGTGGACGGACGACCTGGTCGCCGCGGTGCCCGCGCGATGGGCCGACCCGTCGGGCAGCATCGACCTCGCCGACCTCGCCGCGCTGCCCCTCTCCCTCGCAGACGGCAGGCTGAATCCGGGCGTCCACGCGATCATTCTCGAAGCCTGCGCCGCAGCGGGATTCGCGCCGCTGCCCGGCCCGCCGTTCACGACGCCGCAGGACACCGTCAGCGGACATGTGGCGGCAGGCGAGTGCTGGACGCTGCTCTATGCGTCGACCCCGCTCGTGACGCCGTCGACGGTCCGGCTGCACCCGACTCGGCCCCGGATCGGCGTTCCGGTCCAACTGGCGTTCCGCGATCCCGTGCGGCGCCGGCTGATCGCGGACTTCGCGGAGGAGAGCCTCCGCCACCGGGAAGCTCCGTGA
- a CDS encoding zinc-binding dehydrogenase, which yields MRAVFNAPEDPMRVAIRDGAPEPDPAPDEAIIEVHAFSLNRGELALLATRPAAWRPGQDVAGTVIRAAANGTGPAVGSRVVGLVEQAGWAERVAVAADRLAEIPSGVETIAAATLGIAGRTALNTVRLGGALLGRRVLVIGAAGGLGRFQVQLAAQGGAEVVAVSRRAGAVADLGELGADAVVSRTEDAPGLFDLVLDGVGGRATEAAVQKVAPSGTVVLIGASEREPARVALTDFFGHENAALRTYFSYAEQAPVNGDLSFLLGLLREGRLRADIGFTGPWETLPQALDALAEGRVDGKAVLTLQ from the coding sequence ATGCGCGCAGTATTCAACGCCCCCGAGGACCCGATGCGCGTCGCCATTCGCGATGGCGCTCCCGAACCGGACCCCGCCCCGGACGAGGCGATCATCGAGGTGCACGCCTTCAGCCTCAATCGAGGCGAGCTCGCCCTCCTCGCTACGCGACCGGCGGCGTGGCGACCCGGCCAGGACGTTGCCGGAACCGTGATCCGCGCCGCGGCGAACGGAACCGGGCCGGCCGTGGGCTCCCGGGTCGTGGGCCTCGTCGAGCAAGCGGGATGGGCCGAACGGGTCGCCGTCGCCGCGGATCGGCTCGCCGAGATCCCCTCGGGCGTCGAGACCATCGCCGCCGCGACCCTCGGGATCGCCGGGAGGACAGCACTGAACACCGTCCGCCTGGGAGGCGCTCTGCTCGGCCGGCGCGTCCTGGTCATCGGGGCCGCAGGCGGACTCGGTCGTTTCCAGGTTCAGCTCGCGGCGCAGGGAGGCGCGGAAGTCGTCGCGGTCTCCCGACGCGCCGGCGCCGTTGCAGACCTCGGAGAGCTGGGCGCCGACGCGGTGGTCTCCCGAACCGAGGATGCTCCCGGGCTGTTCGACCTCGTCCTGGACGGGGTCGGCGGTCGCGCCACGGAGGCGGCGGTGCAGAAGGTCGCACCCTCCGGGACGGTTGTCCTCATCGGTGCTTCCGAGCGGGAGCCTGCCCGAGTGGCCCTGACGGACTTCTTCGGCCACGAGAACGCGGCACTCCGCACCTACTTCTCCTACGCGGAGCAGGCCCCCGTGAACGGTGACCTCTCCTTCCTTCTGGGCCTGCTGCGAGAGGGGCGTCTCCGCGCGGACATCGGCTTCACCGGCCCGTGGGAGACGCTCCCTCAGGCGCTCGACGCGCTCGCCGAGGGTCGCGTCGACGGTAAGGCGGTGCTCACCCTCCAGTGA
- a CDS encoding alpha/beta hydrolase family protein encodes MSVSLIADLDRPAGPASPVISVAPVGLTAPGRPLPLQVRISAPVEGTRLPVILFSHGNGWHHDGYAPLTAFWASRGFVVIQPTHLDSRRNAIGFDDPRFPLIWTERIADLKRILDQLDDLVSAVPGLSGRVDPARVAAVGHSWGAQTAQSLLGARVLGPDGSEGEDLSDPRVSGGILLAATGVGGPHLHPFAQATFPFMYPSFSTLTKPTLVVAGDQDQSRMSSRGPDWFTDAFTYSPGATHLVTLIGGEHSLGGIPGYEVAETTDENPDRVAVLQRLTTAYLRTALSVDTSSWADAASIIDTAGRDVAAIKRKGA; translated from the coding sequence GTGTCCGTTTCCCTCATCGCCGACCTCGACAGGCCAGCCGGCCCCGCCTCCCCGGTGATCTCGGTCGCGCCCGTCGGCCTCACCGCCCCCGGCCGCCCCCTGCCTCTCCAGGTCCGGATCTCTGCACCCGTGGAGGGCACCCGCCTTCCCGTGATCCTCTTCTCCCACGGGAACGGCTGGCACCACGACGGCTACGCGCCGCTGACCGCGTTCTGGGCCTCCCGGGGCTTCGTGGTGATCCAGCCCACTCATCTCGACTCGCGCCGCAACGCGATCGGCTTCGACGACCCCCGGTTCCCGCTCATCTGGACCGAGCGCATCGCAGATCTCAAGCGCATCCTCGACCAGCTCGACGACCTCGTTTCGGCGGTCCCGGGGCTCAGCGGACGCGTCGATCCGGCGCGCGTGGCCGCGGTCGGGCATTCGTGGGGAGCGCAGACCGCGCAGTCCCTCTTGGGCGCCCGCGTTCTCGGACCCGACGGATCCGAGGGCGAAGACCTGTCCGACCCGCGCGTGTCCGGAGGGATCCTCCTTGCTGCGACCGGGGTCGGCGGCCCGCACCTGCACCCGTTCGCCCAGGCCACCTTCCCGTTCATGTACCCCTCGTTCAGCACGCTGACGAAGCCGACGCTCGTGGTCGCGGGCGACCAGGACCAGTCGCGCATGTCGAGCCGGGGACCCGACTGGTTCACGGACGCCTTCACGTACAGCCCGGGCGCGACACACCTCGTCACACTCATCGGAGGCGAGCACTCTCTCGGAGGGATCCCCGGCTACGAGGTGGCGGAGACGACGGATGAGAACCCCGACCGCGTCGCGGTCCTCCAGCGTCTGACGACCGCGTACCTGCGGACGGCCCTGTCCGTCGACACCTCCAGCTGGGCGGACGCAGCGTCGATCATCGACACCGCGGGCCGTGACGTCGCCGCGATCAAGCGCAAGGGCGCCTGA
- a CDS encoding TetR/AcrR family transcriptional regulator yields MSETVPASRKRADARRNEDAVLSAAAEVFARAGVDAPVRDIAVRAGVGVGTIYRHFPTRSELVVAVYRHQVRACADAGPLLLASSATAEEALRRWVDLFVDFLVTKHGLANALQGAQDDASALHSFFVETLVPVCGAVLAAAVKERHPGDAPHPDPYVFLKGIGNLCIGAGRDPGYAERDAVGWLVSGALAAPA; encoded by the coding sequence ATGAGCGAAACCGTCCCAGCTTCGCGGAAGCGTGCCGACGCCAGGCGCAACGAGGATGCGGTGCTCAGCGCGGCGGCGGAAGTCTTCGCCCGTGCCGGCGTGGATGCGCCGGTCCGCGACATCGCGGTGCGGGCGGGGGTGGGCGTCGGGACGATCTACCGTCATTTCCCGACTCGGTCCGAGCTCGTCGTGGCCGTCTACCGGCATCAGGTCCGAGCCTGCGCGGACGCCGGGCCGCTGCTTCTCGCGTCATCCGCCACCGCGGAGGAAGCGCTGAGGCGGTGGGTCGACCTCTTCGTTGATTTCCTCGTGACGAAGCATGGCCTCGCGAACGCGCTACAGGGTGCGCAGGACGATGCAAGCGCCCTTCACTCGTTCTTCGTCGAGACACTCGTCCCGGTCTGCGGAGCGGTGCTCGCCGCGGCCGTCAAGGAGCGGCACCCCGGCGACGCGCCGCACCCGGACCCCTACGTGTTCCTCAAGGGCATCGGGAACCTCTGCATCGGTGCCGGCCGTGATCCCGGCTACGCCGAGCGGGACGCCGTGGGGTGGTTGGTCTCCGGAGCTCTGGCCGCGCCCGCCTGA
- a CDS encoding TetR family transcriptional regulator has translation MAWDTEGTRRRLRDAALSEFAERGLDGTTVAAIAEKAGVNKERLYSYFGDKQSLWRLVLSTELERLASAVALSGASLDDIGEFAGATFDYHAAHPALSRLLQWEGLQGGTPADLDGRTAHYQDKVARFAAAQRDGVLDSSLDPDHLVFAIIALAAWWQTVPQLAEMITGAGPDDLQERARRRRFVVEAARRLASPPAGG, from the coding sequence GTGGCTTGGGACACCGAAGGGACGCGACGCCGGCTTCGCGACGCCGCGCTCTCGGAATTCGCGGAACGAGGTCTCGACGGGACCACCGTCGCGGCGATCGCCGAGAAGGCGGGCGTGAACAAGGAGCGCCTGTACAGCTACTTCGGCGACAAGCAGTCCCTGTGGCGCCTCGTGCTCTCGACCGAACTCGAACGCCTCGCCTCCGCGGTCGCGCTCAGCGGGGCGAGCCTCGATGACATCGGCGAGTTCGCGGGCGCCACCTTCGACTACCACGCGGCCCACCCGGCGCTCAGCAGGCTCCTCCAATGGGAGGGCCTCCAGGGAGGGACCCCCGCCGACCTCGACGGCCGGACCGCCCACTATCAGGACAAGGTCGCCCGCTTCGCGGCCGCGCAGCGGGACGGCGTGCTCGACAGCAGCCTCGACCCGGATCATCTGGTCTTCGCGATCATCGCACTGGCCGCTTGGTGGCAGACGGTTCCGCAACTCGCCGAGATGATCACGGGAGCGGGCCCGGACGACCTCCAGGAGCGCGCCCGACGCCGGCGATTCGTCGTCGAGGCGGCGCGCAGGCTCGCGTCACCTCCTGCCGGCGGATAA
- a CDS encoding SDR family NAD(P)-dependent oxidoreductase — protein sequence MTGTDLANADELLAGSGLVALVTGGNSGIGFEIARELLARRVEVWIGARDRRKGEAAARELGSSVRVVSLDVTDPATIEAAAAEIGDLDILINNAGINPGGEDISATSVDQLRRAFETNVFGLVAVTQAFLPALERSMHPRIVNISSGTGSLAWNSGPNPQFDWERVKGGGFAYRISKTAVNAATLLAAQALGDRVKVNALAPGLRRTNLLPGMTAGGDPAEAAGGAVRLALLPDDGPSGSLWSWDGSRVPW from the coding sequence ATGACCGGAACGGATCTGGCAAACGCGGATGAGCTCTTGGCGGGGTCGGGGTTGGTGGCGCTCGTGACGGGCGGCAACAGCGGTATCGGTTTCGAGATCGCCCGCGAGCTGCTGGCCAGGCGGGTCGAGGTCTGGATCGGGGCCCGCGATCGACGGAAGGGGGAGGCTGCAGCGCGCGAGCTCGGCTCGTCCGTTCGAGTCGTATCGCTTGATGTGACCGACCCGGCGACCATCGAAGCGGCTGCGGCGGAGATCGGCGATCTGGACATCCTGATCAACAACGCCGGGATCAACCCGGGCGGAGAAGACATCTCCGCAACCAGCGTCGACCAGCTGCGACGGGCATTCGAGACGAATGTCTTCGGTCTGGTCGCCGTGACGCAGGCGTTCCTTCCTGCACTGGAACGATCCATGCATCCGCGGATCGTGAACATCTCCAGCGGCACCGGCTCGCTGGCGTGGAACAGCGGGCCCAATCCTCAGTTCGACTGGGAGCGGGTGAAGGGCGGCGGCTTCGCCTACCGCATCTCGAAGACCGCGGTCAACGCGGCGACGCTGCTGGCCGCGCAGGCGTTGGGCGACCGGGTCAAGGTCAACGCACTGGCGCCCGGTCTGCGGCGCACGAACCTCCTTCCCGGTATGACCGCGGGCGGCGACCCGGCCGAGGCGGCCGGGGGCGCGGTGCGTCTCGCGCTCCTCCCAGACGACGGCCCGAGCGGGTCGCTCTGGTCCTGGGATGGTTCCCGCGTGCCGTGGTAG
- a CDS encoding LysR family transcriptional regulator, which produces MADLRQFEALRAVHAEGSVTAAARRLGWGQPTVDYHLKNLERLVGSPVLARSPRGSRLTPVGMLLLERAQEILTLSERAIGDAREFSQLGRVRLRFGTFPTAAASILPFVASRVGDLGIEIDALLEEVPALVDRINRGALDAALVYTVPGYELPFRPNVVTTEVHRDPLMLALPAGHPLASRAPVDRAALLSLRDERWVFATAADDAMDRIVADAFAAEGHSLDVAIRTDDFQVLLGMTAARMVIGLIPSLATTAEHPGIVLRPINDPSFVRSILVATPADDASRRPSAAARQLVAAIRDGFAAVRAGV; this is translated from the coding sequence ATGGCCGATCTGCGCCAGTTCGAAGCTCTCAGAGCCGTCCACGCCGAGGGGTCGGTGACCGCGGCCGCCCGCCGCCTGGGGTGGGGCCAGCCCACCGTCGACTACCACCTGAAGAACCTGGAACGGCTGGTCGGCTCCCCCGTGCTCGCTCGTTCCCCCCGGGGCAGCCGGCTGACGCCTGTCGGCATGCTCCTCCTCGAGCGGGCGCAGGAGATCCTGACCCTGAGCGAACGGGCGATCGGCGACGCTCGCGAGTTCAGCCAGCTGGGGCGGGTGCGGCTCCGCTTCGGCACCTTCCCGACCGCGGCCGCGAGCATCCTGCCGTTCGTCGCCTCCCGGGTGGGCGACCTCGGAATCGAGATCGACGCCCTGCTGGAGGAGGTCCCCGCCCTCGTCGACCGGATCAACCGCGGCGCGCTCGACGCGGCACTCGTCTACACCGTGCCCGGTTACGAGCTGCCCTTCCGCCCGAACGTGGTGACGACGGAGGTGCACCGCGATCCGCTGATGCTCGCCCTGCCGGCGGGGCACCCGCTCGCGTCGCGCGCCCCGGTCGATCGCGCCGCCCTGCTCTCGTTGCGCGACGAGCGCTGGGTCTTCGCGACCGCCGCCGACGACGCCATGGACCGCATCGTCGCCGACGCGTTCGCGGCCGAGGGGCACAGCCTCGACGTCGCGATCCGGACGGACGACTTCCAGGTCCTCCTGGGCATGACCGCGGCACGGATGGTGATCGGCCTCATACCCAGCCTCGCGACGACCGCTGAGCACCCCGGCATCGTGCTCCGTCCGATCAACGACCCGTCGTTCGTGCGCTCGATCCTCGTGGCGACGCCGGCGGACGACGCGTCACGCCGCCCCTCCGCGGCCGCGCGGCAGCTCGTCGCCGCGATCCGGGACGGGTTCGCGGCGGTGCGGGCGGGGGTGTGA
- a CDS encoding aminotransferase class I/II-fold pyridoxal phosphate-dependent enzyme, translating into MAPSHPSAIDRSRPLPSAADLRHWETPYADALERHAARGPLALMVPGHGGDELGLSARLADFLGSRPLELDVPMLIDDIDLGEDSPLRRSLDLAADAWGARRTWFLTGGASQANRVAALAVRGLGENILSQRSAHSSFSDGVLSAGLVPSFVLPSIDTDHGVAHGVSPAALDDALTAAASSGRPADAVYIVSPSYFGAVADVAALAQVAHAQGAPLIVDGAWGPHFGFHPGLPESPARLGADLVVSSTHKLGGSLTQSAMLHLGHGPFAAALEPLVERAVSITASTSTSALLLASLDIARHSLATGAELIGRSIAVADAFREALRSDPRFGVLSDGFGAFGDIVAVDPLRVAIDVSGTGVSGHWLRQRLIDADRIFFEMSTATSLVALIGAGKTPDLGRAHRALAAAVDSEEAHAERAETAAHEFPALPESGALRMLPRDAFFADTELVPAAEAVGRISADTLAAYPPGIPNLIPGEEITAPTVAFLQAVAASPSGFVRGAVDHRVERFRVTRPD; encoded by the coding sequence ATGGCACCCTCGCATCCCTCAGCGATCGACCGCTCGCGTCCGCTGCCGTCCGCCGCGGACCTCCGCCACTGGGAGACGCCGTACGCCGACGCTCTGGAGCGTCACGCCGCGCGCGGGCCCCTCGCGCTGATGGTGCCGGGACACGGAGGCGACGAGCTGGGTCTCTCCGCACGGCTGGCGGACTTCCTCGGGTCGCGTCCGCTGGAGCTCGACGTCCCGATGCTGATCGACGACATCGACCTCGGCGAGGACTCGCCGCTGAGGCGCTCCCTCGACCTCGCGGCGGACGCGTGGGGTGCGCGTCGCACCTGGTTCCTCACCGGAGGCGCGTCCCAGGCCAACCGGGTAGCCGCGCTGGCGGTGCGCGGGCTCGGCGAGAACATCCTGTCGCAGCGCAGCGCGCACTCCAGCTTCAGCGATGGCGTGCTCTCGGCGGGTCTGGTGCCCTCGTTCGTGCTGCCCTCCATCGACACGGACCACGGCGTGGCGCACGGCGTGTCGCCCGCCGCGCTCGACGACGCGCTGACCGCGGCGGCGAGCAGCGGACGTCCGGCGGACGCGGTCTACATCGTCTCGCCGAGCTACTTCGGCGCCGTCGCCGATGTCGCCGCTCTCGCGCAGGTGGCGCACGCCCAGGGCGCTCCGCTGATCGTCGACGGCGCGTGGGGGCCGCACTTCGGGTTCCACCCCGGCCTCCCGGAGTCGCCAGCGCGGCTCGGCGCGGATCTCGTGGTCTCGAGCACCCACAAGCTGGGAGGCTCGCTCACGCAGTCCGCCATGCTGCACCTCGGCCACGGCCCGTTCGCCGCTGCGCTCGAACCGCTCGTCGAACGGGCCGTCTCGATCACCGCCTCCACCTCGACGTCCGCGCTCCTGCTCGCCTCGCTCGATATCGCCCGGCACTCGCTCGCGACCGGCGCGGAGCTGATCGGCCGGTCGATCGCGGTCGCCGACGCGTTCCGGGAGGCGCTGCGCAGCGACCCGCGATTCGGCGTGCTCAGCGACGGGTTCGGCGCGTTCGGCGACATCGTCGCCGTCGATCCGCTGCGCGTGGCGATCGACGTGTCGGGGACCGGGGTCAGCGGCCACTGGCTGCGTCAGCGCCTCATCGACGCCGACAGGATCTTCTTCGAGATGTCGACCGCGACCTCCCTCGTCGCTCTCATCGGCGCGGGCAAGACCCCGGATCTCGGGCGGGCGCACCGGGCGCTTGCGGCGGCGGTCGACTCGGAGGAGGCACACGCCGAGCGAGCGGAGACGGCCGCCCACGAGTTCCCCGCGCTGCCCGAGTCGGGCGCGCTGCGCATGCTGCCCCGTGACGCCTTCTTCGCCGACACCGAGCTCGTGCCCGCGGCCGAGGCCGTGGGCCGGATCTCCGCCGACACCCTCGCCGCCTACCCGCCGGGGATCCCGAACCTCATCCCCGGCGAGGAGATCACGGCGCCGACCGTGGCCTTCCTTCAAGCGGTCGCCGCCTCCCCGTCGGGTTTCGTGCGCGGCGCGGTCGATCATAGAGTCGAGCGGTTCCGGGTGACCCGTCCGGACTGA
- a CDS encoding amino acid permease — MPTIAQQLLRRKPTTPPGTEEVHLRRSIGLFSLTMIGVGGTLGTGIFFILSQAVPVAGPAVIWSFVIGGVVAGLTALCYAEMAGAVPASGSTYSYAYATLGEGTAMAVGACLLLEYGVSTAAVAVGWSQYVNQLLQNLLGWQLPVQLSQAPEQGGIVNIPAVIVIVLCSLLLLRGARESTTVNSIMVVIKIAVVLFFCAVAFTGWNADHFHNFAPAGFAGIVGGAGIIFFSFVGLDSVSTAGEEAKNPKRNLPLAIIFALLIIVVLYVLTSLAALGAQAPEKFANQDAGLAAILQHIIGATWPGTIVAIGAIISIFSVTLVVLYGQTRILFAMSRDGMIPPVFAKVDPRSMTPVQNTVIVMIATSILAAVVPIDFLAEMTSIGTLVAFLVVSLGVIILRVREPELERGFRLPLGWTIPLLSIAGCIAIITQLRLITIIVFLIWTAAFLVFYWFYGRKHSRLQVGQPVVEEAPYTSNVAQPSKSEIREAAERRKAGRR; from the coding sequence ATGCCCACCATCGCTCAGCAGCTGCTGCGCCGAAAGCCCACGACGCCTCCCGGGACCGAGGAGGTGCACCTGAGACGCAGCATCGGCCTCTTCTCGCTGACCATGATCGGCGTGGGAGGGACGCTCGGCACGGGGATCTTCTTCATCCTGTCCCAGGCCGTCCCGGTCGCCGGGCCGGCGGTGATCTGGTCGTTCGTCATCGGAGGCGTGGTCGCCGGGCTCACGGCTCTGTGCTACGCCGAGATGGCGGGCGCGGTCCCGGCCTCCGGGTCGACCTACTCGTACGCGTACGCGACGCTCGGGGAGGGCACCGCGATGGCGGTCGGAGCGTGCCTGCTGCTCGAATACGGCGTCTCGACGGCAGCGGTCGCCGTGGGGTGGTCCCAGTACGTGAACCAGCTGCTCCAGAACCTCCTCGGCTGGCAGCTCCCGGTGCAGCTCTCCCAGGCTCCGGAGCAGGGAGGCATCGTCAACATCCCCGCGGTGATCGTCATCGTGCTGTGCTCGCTGCTGCTCCTGCGCGGCGCGCGCGAGTCGACCACGGTGAACAGCATCATGGTGGTCATCAAGATCGCCGTCGTGCTGTTCTTCTGCGCCGTCGCCTTCACGGGGTGGAACGCCGACCACTTCCACAACTTCGCGCCAGCCGGTTTCGCCGGCATCGTCGGCGGCGCGGGGATCATCTTCTTCTCGTTCGTCGGCCTCGACTCCGTGTCGACGGCCGGCGAGGAGGCGAAGAACCCGAAGCGGAACCTTCCGCTGGCGATCATCTTCGCGCTGCTGATCATCGTCGTGCTGTACGTGCTCACGAGCCTCGCGGCCCTCGGCGCCCAGGCCCCGGAGAAGTTCGCGAACCAGGATGCGGGACTCGCCGCGATCCTCCAGCACATCATCGGCGCGACCTGGCCGGGGACCATCGTGGCGATCGGGGCGATCATCTCGATCTTCTCGGTGACGCTGGTCGTGCTCTACGGGCAGACGCGCATCCTGTTCGCCATGTCGCGCGACGGGATGATCCCGCCCGTGTTCGCGAAGGTCGACCCGCGCTCGATGACGCCGGTGCAGAACACGGTCATCGTCATGATCGCCACGAGCATCCTCGCCGCCGTCGTGCCGATCGACTTCCTCGCCGAGATGACGAGCATCGGCACGCTCGTGGCCTTCCTCGTGGTGTCGCTCGGTGTCATCATCCTGCGCGTGCGCGAGCCGGAACTGGAGCGCGGCTTCCGCCTCCCGCTCGGCTGGACCATCCCCCTCCTGTCGATCGCGGGCTGCATCGCGATCATTACGCAGCTGCGGCTGATCACGATCATCGTGTTCCTGATCTGGACGGCCGCCTTCCTGGTCTTCTACTGGTTCTACGGGCGCAAGCACTCCAGGCTCCAGGTGGGGCAGCCGGTCGTCGAAGAGGCTCCCTACACGAGCAACGTCGCGCAGCCGAGCAAGAGCGAGATCCGCGAGGCGGCCGAGCGCCGGAAGGCGGGCCGGAGATGA
- a CDS encoding universal stress protein, whose protein sequence is MSIVVGVDPAHRSASALHLAAMLARSSGTGLLVAAVVPPAWPTTAGGADAEWRRYTRDNADSALDHAAAVLGTSVAAEYVLHEAPSARRGLVGLAEEREAALIVVGSATDGPIGRIALGAESDTLLHASPVPVAIAPRGYRTQQGSRVSRVTAAYRGTGASAGLVLGAAAVAASVGAELRIASFAVVPPDSGTSGAGLDAEQAIADTWAADVERHAASVVRRVSELDDAPAVAGVAIGMGETWESAMADVAWEPDEVLVVGSSTLGPIARVFLGSHAAKIVRHSPVPVVVVPHGVAARESGAA, encoded by the coding sequence ATGAGCATCGTCGTCGGGGTGGACCCCGCGCACCGCTCGGCCTCGGCGCTGCATCTCGCCGCGATGCTCGCGCGGTCGTCCGGCACCGGCCTGCTCGTCGCCGCCGTCGTCCCTCCCGCCTGGCCGACGACGGCGGGAGGCGCGGACGCCGAGTGGCGCCGCTACACCCGGGACAACGCGGACAGTGCGCTCGACCACGCTGCCGCGGTGCTCGGCACCTCGGTCGCGGCGGAATACGTCCTGCACGAGGCCCCGTCGGCCCGGCGCGGTCTGGTCGGGCTCGCCGAGGAGCGGGAGGCGGCGCTGATCGTCGTGGGCTCGGCGACCGACGGGCCGATCGGGCGCATCGCGCTCGGGGCCGAGAGCGACACGCTCCTCCACGCCTCACCGGTTCCCGTCGCGATCGCACCGCGGGGCTACCGGACGCAGCAGGGCTCGCGTGTCAGCCGCGTCACCGCGGCCTACCGGGGGACCGGCGCTTCGGCCGGTCTCGTGCTCGGCGCGGCCGCGGTCGCTGCGTCCGTCGGGGCTGAGCTGCGCATCGCCTCCTTCGCCGTCGTACCGCCCGACTCGGGCACATCGGGCGCCGGGCTCGACGCCGAGCAGGCCATCGCGGACACCTGGGCTGCGGACGTCGAGCGGCACGCGGCATCGGTGGTGCGCCGGGTGTCGGAGCTCGACGACGCTCCCGCCGTAGCGGGCGTCGCGATCGGGATGGGCGAGACGTGGGAGTCGGCCATGGCGGACGTCGCGTGGGAACCGGACGAGGTACTCGTCGTCGGCTCGAGCACGCTCGGCCCGATCGCACGCGTGTTCCTCGGCTCCCACGCCGCCAAGATCGTCCGCCACTCGCCCGTGCCGGTCGTCGTCGTCCCGCACGGCGTCGCCGCCCGGGAATCAGGCGCCGCCTGA